One region of Oryza glaberrima chromosome 7, OglaRS2, whole genome shotgun sequence genomic DNA includes:
- the LOC127779553 gene encoding uncharacterized protein LOC127779553 isoform X1, which translates to MFDWYKDKVPEVNDAYEKGLKNCQMLSHHIKKDLTKACAEKVTAIIMCEIGNRNFSMLIDESRDVSIKEQMGVILRFVNDEGKVMERFLGLQHIERCTAIALKEALFDDLSRALQRKDQDIVEAMSLLIDVKELLQDMRENGWKPLLNRVISFGNKHEIKVPKMDKEVNERGTSTRRRHNVTNKHYYHVEIYLAAIDAILVEMNHHFSEVSSELLVCMSSLNPRNSFSNFDVDKLVRLAEIYAEDFLVCDLMLLRTQLGNFISKITTHEE; encoded by the exons ATGTTTGATTGGTACAAAGACAAGGTTCCTGAAGTGAATGATGCATATGAAAAGGGTCTTAAAAATTGCCAAATGTTATCACATCATATTAAGAAGGATCTTACTAAAGCTTGTGCAGAAAAAGTGACGGCAATTATTATGTGTGAGATTGGAAATAGAAATTTCTCTATGCTTATTGATGAGTCTCGAGATGTATCAATAAAGGAGCAAATGGGTGTCATCTTGAG ATTTGTGAATGATGAAGGAAAGGTGATGGAGAGGTTTCTTGGTCTTCAACATATTGAGAGATGTACAGCTATTGCTTTGAAGGAAGCTTTATTTG ATGACTTGTCACGTGCTTTGCAAAGAAAGGACCAAGATATTGTTGAGGCAATGAGTTTGCTCATAGATGTGAAAGAGCTCTTGCAGGACATGAGGGAGAATGGATGGAAGCCACTATTGAATAGGGTGATTTCATTCGGTAATAAACATGAGATTAAAGTGCCAAAAATGGACAAGGAAGTTAATGAAAGAGGGACATCTACACGTCGAAGGCACAATGTAACAAATAAGCATTACTATCATGTTGAGATCTATCTTGCAGCCATCGATGCCATTTTGGTTGAAATGAACCATCACTTTAGTGAAGTTAGTTCAGAGTTATTAGTATGCATGTCATCTCTTAATCCACGGAATTCCTTCTCCAACTTTGATGTGGATAAGCTTGTGAggcttgctgaaatttatgcTGAAGATTTTTTGGTTTGTGATCTTATGCTACTACGGACTCAACTTGGAAATTTTATTAGCAAG ATTACTACTCATGAAGAATAA
- the LOC127779553 gene encoding uncharacterized protein LOC127779553 isoform X2 produces the protein MFDWYKDKVPEVNDAYEKGLKNCQMLSHHIKKDLTKACAEKVTAIIMCEIGNRNFSMLIDESRDVSIKEQMGVILRFVNDEGKVMERFLGLQHIERCTAIALKEALFDDLSRALQRKDQDIVEAMSLLIDVKELLQDMRENGWKPLLNRVISFGNKHEIKVPKMDKEVNERGTSTRRRHNVTNKHYYHVEIYLAAIDAILVEMNHHFSEVSSELLVCMSSLNPRNSFSNFDVDKLVRLAEIYAEDFLVCDLMLLRTQLGNFISKAH, from the exons ATGTTTGATTGGTACAAAGACAAGGTTCCTGAAGTGAATGATGCATATGAAAAGGGTCTTAAAAATTGCCAAATGTTATCACATCATATTAAGAAGGATCTTACTAAAGCTTGTGCAGAAAAAGTGACGGCAATTATTATGTGTGAGATTGGAAATAGAAATTTCTCTATGCTTATTGATGAGTCTCGAGATGTATCAATAAAGGAGCAAATGGGTGTCATCTTGAG ATTTGTGAATGATGAAGGAAAGGTGATGGAGAGGTTTCTTGGTCTTCAACATATTGAGAGATGTACAGCTATTGCTTTGAAGGAAGCTTTATTTG ATGACTTGTCACGTGCTTTGCAAAGAAAGGACCAAGATATTGTTGAGGCAATGAGTTTGCTCATAGATGTGAAAGAGCTCTTGCAGGACATGAGGGAGAATGGATGGAAGCCACTATTGAATAGGGTGATTTCATTCGGTAATAAACATGAGATTAAAGTGCCAAAAATGGACAAGGAAGTTAATGAAAGAGGGACATCTACACGTCGAAGGCACAATGTAACAAATAAGCATTACTATCATGTTGAGATCTATCTTGCAGCCATCGATGCCATTTTGGTTGAAATGAACCATCACTTTAGTGAAGTTAGTTCAGAGTTATTAGTATGCATGTCATCTCTTAATCCACGGAATTCCTTCTCCAACTTTGATGTGGATAAGCTTGTGAggcttgctgaaatttatgcTGAAGATTTTTTGGTTTGTGATCTTATGCTACTACGGACTCAACTTGGAAATTTTATTAGCAAG GCTCATTGA
- the LOC127780841 gene encoding uncharacterized protein LOC127780841 produces the protein MSNMASKLKPMDLGITYDFLVHLVMASLPKQFDNFIVNYNISLEKWNFEKLIANCVQEEERIKESNGGSINYVKDNKKKNHKSSTSKAKQSQHLPQQQQFAVEKDQRLHCKKTGHYKKDCPDFMKMIMARKGIPFDEDYAKKRKLH, from the exons ATGAGCAATATGGCTTCCAAGTTGAAGCCAATGGATTTGGGCATCACATATGACTTCTTGGTCCATTTGGTTATGGCCTCATTGCCAAAGCAGTTTGACAATTTTATTGTCAACTACAACATAAGTCTAGAGAAATGGAACTTTGAAAAGCTCATCGCTAATTGTGtgcaagaggaggagagaatcaAAGAGTCAAATGGTGGTTCAATTAACTATGTTAAAGATAACAAGAAAAAGAACCACAAGTCTTCTACCTCAAAAGCTAAACAGTCTCAGCATCTGCCTCAGCAACAACAATTCGCTGTTGAGAAAGATCAGCGTCTCCACTGCAAGAAGACAGGACATTACAAGAAAGACTGTCCTGACTTCATGAAAATGATCATGGCAAGGAAAG GCATTCCGTTCGACGAGGACTACGCAAAGAAACGAAAGCTCCATTAG